A single genomic interval of uncultured Sphaerochaeta sp. harbors:
- a CDS encoding ABC transporter permease, producing MGENKLLSSVKKFKFKDHSLGMAFLILVVIATILGWPNFLKMRNLTNILRQISYTGIIGLGMTLVIISGGIDLSVGSMTAFVGGIAIYFLNLFGPSSVWGIVLTFLFALVLGSLCGALNGIMVAKFKMAPFIVTLGTMSIFRSLIQYISNAGTILSENMDYGKLGSGIFLGLPIPVWGFLIVGILLHIILNHTSFGRYLCATGSNEQVAKYSAINITIVKWLPYIITGFTVGMTAVMWSSRLNCINPSDGAGYEMDAIAAVVIGGTLMSGGKGSIIGTMMGAVMLGIINNMLVMGGISAFLQQAVKGFVIIVAVLLQYNNGNK from the coding sequence ATGGGTGAAAATAAACTGCTGTCTTCTGTGAAAAAGTTCAAGTTTAAGGACCACTCCCTGGGGATGGCGTTCCTTATCCTTGTGGTGATCGCCACCATTCTCGGGTGGCCCAACTTCCTGAAAATGAGGAACCTGACGAACATTCTCAGGCAGATTTCCTATACAGGGATCATTGGCTTGGGGATGACACTGGTAATCATCAGTGGGGGTATCGATCTTTCGGTAGGCTCCATGACCGCTTTTGTAGGAGGTATTGCAATCTACTTCCTCAATCTCTTCGGTCCAAGTTCGGTATGGGGTATTGTCCTGACCTTCCTCTTCGCCCTGGTGCTGGGATCCCTCTGCGGTGCGCTTAATGGGATCATGGTGGCCAAGTTCAAGATGGCCCCCTTTATCGTCACCCTGGGTACCATGTCGATCTTCCGCTCCCTGATCCAGTATATCTCCAATGCAGGTACCATTCTCTCGGAGAATATGGACTACGGGAAGCTTGGCAGTGGTATTTTTCTTGGCCTACCTATTCCTGTTTGGGGCTTCCTTATCGTGGGAATCTTGCTGCATATTATACTGAACCATACAAGTTTTGGGCGCTATCTCTGTGCAACAGGAAGCAATGAGCAGGTAGCGAAGTATTCAGCGATCAATATAACCATTGTGAAGTGGCTCCCCTATATCATTACGGGATTTACGGTAGGTATGACCGCTGTGATGTGGTCGAGCAGGCTTAACTGTATCAACCCAAGCGACGGTGCTGGCTATGAGATGGACGCCATCGCAGCTGTAGTCATCGGGGGAACCCTGATGAGTGGAGGAAAGGGAAGCATCATCGGTACCATGATGGGTGCGGTGATGCTTGGAATCATCAACAACATGCTTGTCATGGGAGGTATCAGTGCCTTCCTGCAGCAGGCAGTAAAAGGGTTTGTCATTATTGTTGCGGTACTCTTGCAGTACAACAACGGTAACAAATAA
- a CDS encoding substrate-binding domain-containing protein, with protein sequence MRRVTIIALCMIFVAGMVFAQGVSEAGVPKIGIAVPSPDHGWTGGVGWWADKAVEELKEQYPGKYEFKVLHADGYAKQISDVEDLMVWGMDYLVILPHESAPLTPVVKEAHASGVKCIVVDRGLTDTSFGYINLAGNNSEMGKVSGIFVRDYMKKNGLTKYVAMGGMPVVIDGERMNAFFDEMQKEPSLVNLAGGRNYDFADWSTQKGLELMENYIQKYPEIHAVFCQDDDVMTGVLQAIKESGRKDIKLVFGGAGSKAAYEMIMNDDPLVKATATYHPSMVYDAIMYCLDVAEGRKSDAFHTASKPTSVVLPSVLVDKSNVMDHYDAGSVF encoded by the coding sequence ATGAGAAGAGTTACGATTATCGCTCTCTGTATGATCTTTGTAGCCGGTATGGTCTTCGCTCAGGGTGTTTCAGAGGCTGGAGTTCCCAAGATCGGTATTGCGGTTCCCTCTCCTGACCACGGCTGGACAGGAGGCGTCGGCTGGTGGGCAGACAAGGCTGTCGAGGAACTGAAGGAGCAGTATCCTGGAAAGTATGAGTTCAAGGTATTGCATGCTGACGGGTATGCAAAGCAGATTTCCGATGTCGAAGACCTCATGGTCTGGGGCATGGATTATCTGGTAATCCTTCCTCATGAGTCAGCTCCCCTTACCCCCGTGGTAAAGGAAGCACACGCATCTGGCGTAAAGTGTATCGTTGTAGACCGTGGTCTGACCGATACATCCTTCGGCTACATCAACCTCGCTGGTAACAACTCTGAGATGGGAAAGGTTTCCGGTATCTTCGTGAGAGATTACATGAAGAAAAACGGTCTTACCAAGTATGTTGCTATGGGTGGTATGCCGGTAGTAATTGATGGCGAGAGAATGAATGCATTCTTTGACGAGATGCAGAAGGAACCCTCTCTGGTCAACCTCGCCGGTGGAAGAAACTATGACTTCGCTGACTGGTCGACCCAGAAGGGCCTGGAGCTGATGGAAAACTACATCCAGAAGTATCCTGAGATCCATGCTGTATTCTGCCAGGACGATGATGTCATGACCGGTGTTCTTCAGGCCATCAAGGAAAGTGGCCGAAAGGATATCAAGCTGGTATTTGGTGGTGCAGGTTCCAAGGCAGCGTACGAGATGATCATGAACGATGACCCGTTGGTAAAGGCTACAGCCACCTACCACCCGTCAATGGTCTATGATGCCATCATGTACTGTCTGGATGTTGCAGAAGGCAGAAAGTCTGATGCATTCCACACTGCTAGCAAGCCTACTTCTGTAGTGCTCCCCTCTGTCTTGGTTGACAAGAGCAATGTAATGGATCACTACGATGCAGGTTCTGTATTCTAG
- a CDS encoding ATP-binding protein: MFIGREKELGLLEELHASGNFEYLVLYGRRRVGKTSLLNEFSKKRNVIFYSAQAKNDRLNLSDFSKTLQLHFSGSSYGAFEDWNAALSYVFDQASEERVTLIIDEFPYIAEENPSIKSILQHAIDKKWKHKNIFLILCGSSISFMETEVMGAKSPLYGRATSSLELQCFNYIESARFFPNYPIEEKLLCYGILGGVPCYLAAFNDKKTITKNIEKNILRTGSFLKEETQNLLKMELREPGVYNSIFEAIATGASRLNEIAQKIHEEQTKCSKYIKTLKNMRLVDKVTPSGEKDSSKKSIYQISDNFFLFWYHFIFSNKSYYELLGEEEAAQEIFEHLSHYMGNVFEKICMQYLTILAKQRKLPFVPHTMGRWWGGNPNTKKEDDIDILAFDAHKRSAILCECKYRNKLFGMNEYKDFLRSAELFHNIENRYYYLFSKSGFTDEVKANALREGITLVALKDLFLVD; this comes from the coding sequence ATGTTTATAGGAAGAGAGAAAGAGTTAGGATTGCTTGAAGAATTGCATGCTTCCGGAAACTTCGAGTATCTTGTTCTCTATGGTAGACGCCGCGTTGGAAAAACCTCGCTCCTGAATGAATTTAGCAAGAAAAGAAATGTGATATTCTATTCTGCACAAGCCAAAAATGACAGGCTGAACCTCTCAGACTTCTCAAAGACACTGCAACTCCATTTTTCAGGATCATCCTATGGGGCGTTCGAAGATTGGAATGCAGCATTATCCTATGTATTTGATCAAGCATCTGAGGAACGGGTTACCCTGATTATTGATGAATTTCCTTATATTGCTGAAGAAAACCCCTCAATCAAATCCATTCTTCAACATGCAATTGATAAGAAATGGAAGCATAAGAATATTTTTCTAATACTATGTGGTTCAAGTATTAGCTTCATGGAAACTGAAGTCATGGGTGCAAAAAGCCCTCTCTACGGAAGGGCTACCAGTAGCTTGGAACTACAATGTTTTAATTATATAGAGAGTGCTCGCTTCTTCCCTAACTACCCCATAGAGGAAAAACTCCTGTGTTACGGCATTCTAGGAGGCGTCCCCTGTTATCTTGCTGCCTTCAATGATAAGAAAACCATTACAAAGAATATTGAGAAAAACATTCTTCGAACAGGATCATTCCTTAAGGAGGAAACCCAGAATCTCCTAAAAATGGAACTGAGAGAACCTGGAGTATATAACAGCATCTTTGAGGCTATCGCTACAGGTGCAAGCCGACTTAACGAAATTGCCCAGAAAATCCACGAGGAACAAACCAAATGTTCCAAGTACATCAAAACCTTAAAGAACATGCGATTGGTTGATAAGGTAACTCCAAGCGGTGAGAAAGACTCCAGTAAAAAGAGCATCTATCAAATTAGTGACAATTTCTTTCTGTTCTGGTACCACTTCATATTTTCAAACAAGAGCTACTATGAGCTATTGGGTGAGGAGGAAGCAGCACAGGAGATATTTGAACATCTCTCCCACTATATGGGTAATGTGTTTGAGAAAATATGCATGCAATACCTAACCATACTCGCAAAGCAAAGAAAACTACCCTTTGTCCCCCACACTATGGGAAGGTGGTGGGGAGGTAATCCTAACACAAAAAAGGAGGATGACATAGATATCCTTGCTTTTGACGCTCACAAGCGATCAGCAATATTGTGCGAATGTAAATATCGTAACAAACTGTTTGGAATGAATGAATATAAAGACTTCCTCCGCTCGGCAGAACTATTCCACAACATTGAGAACCGTTACTATTACTTATTTAGCAAATCAGGCTTCACCGATGAGGTGAAAGCCAATGCCCTGAGAGAGGGGATTACGCTTGTTGCACTGAAAGATCTATTCCTTGTTGACTGA
- a CDS encoding TIGR04255 family protein — MNSTKMTLSNGPLTAVLIQLKFSPIMQIAEYIPKVQDLLRRKDFPLFDVLQGENFQTGPHGEIKTEKLEQWVFSSNDYSENILIDKDTLTYQITDCSGYDYQAFIGKFIEAVNSFDSIVDISAVTRLGLRYINAIPEKENLSWKEVLHEHFHGMQFPESVSWSDNALFAYSTQRGIQIESIKMLSNFQLRIMQNLNGYKYPQDIIKFPLGAPEVFKDINLVTFVDIDHYILLKAAKKHEVIEQLDSIFGELHAAIEEVFFTSVISEKAKEVWK, encoded by the coding sequence ATGAACAGCACGAAAATGACGTTATCGAATGGCCCACTTACCGCCGTGCTCATCCAACTAAAGTTCTCACCAATTATGCAAATTGCAGAATATATCCCAAAAGTACAAGATCTGTTGAGGAGAAAAGATTTTCCTCTATTTGATGTGCTGCAAGGGGAGAACTTTCAAACAGGTCCACATGGCGAAATTAAAACAGAGAAGTTAGAGCAATGGGTTTTTTCATCCAATGATTATTCTGAGAATATTCTCATCGACAAGGATACCCTCACCTACCAAATCACTGACTGCAGTGGGTATGATTACCAAGCATTCATTGGAAAATTTATCGAGGCTGTGAATAGTTTCGATTCCATTGTTGATATTTCAGCCGTCACTCGTCTTGGTCTAAGGTATATTAATGCAATTCCAGAGAAAGAGAACCTTTCTTGGAAAGAAGTATTACATGAGCATTTTCATGGAATGCAATTTCCAGAATCGGTATCATGGAGTGACAATGCCTTATTTGCTTACTCTACACAACGTGGTATTCAAATAGAGTCTATAAAAATGTTGAGCAATTTTCAATTGAGGATTATGCAAAACCTCAATGGATATAAATATCCCCAGGATATCATCAAATTCCCATTGGGAGCTCCGGAAGTTTTTAAGGATATAAACCTCGTCACCTTTGTTGATATTGATCACTACATTCTCCTGAAAGCAGCAAAAAAGCATGAGGTCATTGAACAATTGGACTCCATCTTTGGGGAATTGCATGCAGCCATAGAAGAGGTATTCTTTACTAGTGTAATTTCAGAAAAGGCAAAAGAAGTATGGAAGTAA
- a CDS encoding BadF/BadG/BcrA/BcrD ATPase family protein, with the protein MREGFTFGIDGGATRSRLAIQDAEGNRVRVITGGPTNLYTGRPEEAALHLRELFDQVKEFGPFKAGCIGSAGLGRESEKNTFSSILETLLPSVPVMLCSDGEILLAGGLGGPEGYALISGTGSIALSRTKDGKTMRSGGYGYLLGDEGSAYWIAHQALKRSLRSLERRDLPTSMLESLLEACTLQKSEELVSYVHHQASKADIASLAPIVTTFAIQEDPLALAILEQAARELSTLIEAVQNPEIRNNELVVAGGVLEHDPIVRPLFETFLSERLEHLVLIERRGTALDGACLLARELKR; encoded by the coding sequence TTGAGAGAAGGCTTTACTTTTGGTATAGATGGAGGGGCAACACGCTCACGTCTTGCCATCCAGGATGCAGAGGGGAATCGGGTACGTGTTATAACCGGTGGACCGACCAACCTCTATACAGGAAGACCTGAAGAGGCTGCACTGCACCTACGCGAGCTCTTTGACCAGGTTAAGGAGTTTGGCCCGTTCAAGGCAGGATGTATCGGCTCGGCAGGACTGGGAAGGGAGAGCGAGAAAAACACTTTTTCCAGCATCCTGGAGACACTGCTTCCCTCTGTTCCTGTTATGCTCTGCAGCGATGGGGAAATTCTCCTGGCCGGTGGCCTTGGTGGCCCTGAGGGATATGCCTTGATCAGCGGGACAGGCAGTATTGCTTTAAGCAGGACAAAGGACGGAAAGACCATGCGATCAGGTGGCTATGGCTACCTCCTCGGGGATGAGGGCTCTGCCTACTGGATCGCTCACCAGGCATTGAAGCGGTCCCTCCGCTCCCTCGAGAGGAGAGACCTTCCCACAAGCATGCTGGAGAGTCTCCTCGAAGCCTGTACCCTGCAAAAGAGCGAGGAGTTGGTCTCCTATGTACACCATCAGGCAAGCAAAGCTGATATTGCCTCCCTCGCCCCGATCGTAACCACGTTTGCGATACAGGAAGACCCCCTGGCCCTTGCAATTCTCGAACAAGCTGCAAGGGAGTTGTCCACCTTAATCGAGGCAGTGCAGAATCCAGAGATCAGAAACAATGAACTAGTGGTAGCGGGCGGTGTTTTGGAACACGACCCAATCGTGCGTCCACTGTTCGAAACCTTTCTTTCTGAGCGATTGGAACACCTTGTCCTCATTGAACGCAGAGGAACGGCCCTCGATGGAGCGTGCCTGCTGGCAAGGGAGTTGAAGAGATAA
- the murQ gene encoding N-acetylmuramic acid 6-phosphate etherase: MSHTNLPTTEMRNPASYRIDTKSTLEILTIINKEDQKVPLAVAQKLPEIAALVDDVVISFKKGGRLFYIGAGTSGRLGVLDASECPPTFGVKPTMVQGVIAGGLPALTTAIESAEDNPEAGIEELKKRVFTKDDVLVGITASGQAPYVIGAMAWAQELGAKVGAISCNEFSAVFDHADHKLYIAVDAEIITGSTRMKSGTAQKLVLNMITTTAMIRIGKVYNNLMVDLLPLNSKLVDRAKRLISEVTACSREEAETLYETSNGSIRVAILMHLLSVNAEEAKNLLEKSDGSLNRALDSRGVVH, translated from the coding sequence ATGTCCCATACCAATCTACCTACCACAGAGATGAGAAACCCAGCATCCTACCGAATCGACACCAAGAGCACGCTTGAGATACTCACCATCATCAACAAGGAAGACCAGAAGGTCCCCCTCGCCGTTGCCCAAAAACTACCTGAAATCGCTGCCTTGGTGGATGATGTAGTTATCTCCTTCAAGAAGGGGGGAAGGCTCTTTTACATCGGAGCCGGAACTTCAGGGAGGCTTGGGGTACTGGATGCCTCCGAGTGTCCTCCGACCTTTGGGGTGAAGCCCACGATGGTCCAGGGGGTTATCGCAGGAGGGCTTCCCGCCCTCACCACTGCCATTGAGTCGGCTGAGGATAATCCAGAGGCAGGTATTGAGGAGTTAAAGAAAAGAGTATTTACCAAGGATGATGTCCTGGTCGGTATTACTGCAAGTGGCCAGGCACCGTATGTCATCGGGGCGATGGCATGGGCGCAGGAATTGGGTGCAAAGGTTGGAGCGATCAGCTGCAACGAGTTCTCAGCGGTGTTCGACCATGCTGACCATAAGTTATATATAGCAGTCGATGCTGAGATCATCACCGGCTCAACGAGGATGAAATCGGGAACCGCCCAAAAACTGGTCCTGAATATGATCACCACTACGGCGATGATTAGAATCGGAAAGGTGTATAATAACTTGATGGTTGACCTACTTCCCCTGAACTCAAAGCTGGTTGACCGAGCCAAGCGCCTGATCAGCGAGGTGACTGCCTGCAGCAGGGAGGAAGCGGAAACACTCTATGAGACGAGCAACGGCAGTATCCGTGTCGCCATCCTCATGCATCTGCTCTCCGTCAATGCAGAGGAAGCCAAAAACTTGCTTGAGAAGAGTGATGGTAGCTTGAACCGGGCACTGGACAGCAGAGGAGTGGTACATTGA
- a CDS encoding carbohydrate ABC transporter permease codes for MITDFRYRGASTGKKLFISIAIFVMSLYVLLILYPLINMVLSSFKDNRAILTTPFSLPEEFSLSTYKTVWIDKGFSRYFTNSLLVTTISMTLVLLFGSMASYGISRYTYRLNTLVYMLFLSGIMLPLKAAIIPLFLLIKTLGLINKPLSVILIFMAMGLPSTVFILAGFMKGIPLELEYAAKIDGCNDFAIYRRVVMPMVAPAIALVTIYNAVPIWNDFFFPLVFLQSDKVKTLPVGLSTFFGQHSTNWSLLFTGLSIAILPMLVLYLFMSKYFIKGMTAGAVK; via the coding sequence ATGATCACCGACTTCCGCTACCGTGGAGCCTCCACAGGAAAAAAGCTCTTCATCTCCATAGCCATCTTTGTGATGTCGCTCTATGTACTGCTCATCCTCTACCCCCTGATCAACATGGTGCTCTCCTCATTCAAGGACAACCGTGCCATCCTCACCACCCCATTCTCCCTGCCTGAGGAGTTCAGTCTCTCCACCTATAAGACGGTGTGGATCGACAAGGGATTCTCCAGGTACTTCACCAACAGTTTATTGGTGACCACCATATCGATGACCTTGGTACTCCTCTTCGGCTCCATGGCCTCCTACGGGATAAGCCGCTACACCTACCGACTCAACACCTTGGTCTACATGCTCTTCCTGAGTGGGATCATGCTACCATTGAAGGCAGCGATCATCCCCCTCTTCCTCTTGATCAAGACCTTGGGGCTTATCAACAAACCACTTTCTGTAATCTTGATCTTCATGGCGATGGGACTTCCCTCAACTGTCTTTATCCTGGCTGGGTTCATGAAGGGAATACCCTTGGAACTTGAGTATGCTGCCAAGATTGATGGGTGCAATGACTTTGCCATCTATCGGCGTGTGGTGATGCCGATGGTTGCCCCGGCTATTGCCTTGGTAACCATCTACAACGCAGTACCGATCTGGAACGACTTCTTCTTCCCCTTGGTGTTCCTGCAGTCGGACAAGGTAAAGACCTTGCCTGTTGGACTTTCGACATTCTTTGGCCAGCACAGCACCAACTGGAGCCTGCTCTTTACCGGCCTATCCATAGCAATACTGCCCATGTTGGTCCTGTACTTGTTCATGTCCAAGTACTTCATCAAGGGAATGACCGCAGGCGCGGTCAAATAG
- a CDS encoding sugar ABC transporter permease, which yields MHQIQRSKTLWIIFFITPGLMVVGVFILLPLFMSLFNSLFSWKQLVRLDFVGLDNFKRLLTTFPYQERFFNALGNNLTWFLSTTLIQNTLGLMFGYLLSRNLPGAQFFKRVFFIPVLFSIVAVGFLWGMYLKPSGLVNSFLKLAGLASLQRPWLGLEHLATPSIIMVNIWRWVGFPSLVFLAAIDNVPQECMEAAYLEGTGEWKLFWKIIFPLIIPSITIITVLTIIGSLNVFEQIYTMTGLDGAPNYSTDTIGTLFYRTAFGSIDAGSPEIGIGSAIGLVIYMLTFTVSLLSIFVTRKREVQL from the coding sequence ATGCACCAAATACAGCGTAGCAAGACACTTTGGATCATTTTCTTCATTACCCCAGGACTGATGGTTGTGGGCGTTTTTATCCTGCTCCCCTTATTCATGTCGCTCTTCAACAGCCTTTTCTCCTGGAAGCAGCTGGTTCGACTCGACTTCGTAGGACTGGACAACTTCAAGCGACTGCTTACCACCTTCCCCTACCAGGAACGCTTCTTCAATGCACTGGGAAACAACCTTACCTGGTTTCTCTCCACCACGCTCATCCAAAACACGCTCGGGCTCATGTTCGGCTATCTCTTGAGCCGCAATCTCCCTGGTGCCCAGTTCTTCAAACGGGTATTCTTCATTCCCGTTCTCTTCTCCATCGTAGCGGTAGGGTTCCTCTGGGGTATGTACCTCAAGCCGTCGGGCTTGGTGAACAGTTTCCTGAAACTGGCCGGTCTTGCCTCACTCCAACGCCCCTGGCTGGGTCTTGAGCATCTGGCAACACCATCGATCATTATGGTGAATATCTGGAGGTGGGTCGGATTCCCCTCCCTCGTCTTCCTTGCTGCCATCGACAACGTCCCCCAGGAGTGCATGGAGGCTGCATACCTGGAAGGAACTGGAGAGTGGAAGCTCTTCTGGAAGATTATCTTCCCCCTGATCATTCCCTCCATCACCATCATTACGGTACTGACCATTATCGGGAGTCTCAATGTATTCGAGCAGATCTATACGATGACAGGTTTGGACGGAGCACCGAACTACTCCACTGACACCATCGGGACGCTGTTCTACCGAACGGCCTTTGGCTCGATCGACGCAGGAAGCCCTGAGATTGGGATTGGCTCGGCGATTGGATTGGTCATCTACATGCTGACATTCACGGTCTCACTCCTCTCCATCTTTGTAACCAGGAAACGGGAGGTACAGCTATGA
- a CDS encoding extracellular solute-binding protein yields the protein MKKHALLVLCIVLVTTGMLFGAGTKEAAAAETEKTVLEFWTWRPEDVDFYEGQIARFEAANPDIEVVQTAHKNTEYNTILAASLSGGAGPDVFQGRAYGGLATFADSGFLEPLEQWMPELKNYSATALLGATSPTDGKIYGSPAVSQTVFMYYNKDIYKELGLSIPKTWAQLINNFEAAKKAGYIPLGNGAKDGWCLETMLGGMGPSWYGGTDFYNAVIKGDKDFLDPAFIRMVEEMKALSKYLPDMYMGIGYEDMRSNFFNEMSPHLIAGSYEAAYFNAQNPDLDWGVFAVPGQKESDPAYVSVYADMNFAMNANSKNKEAAVKFLKFLSSKEFGGAMVSELKMVSSVPGVDATSEPFIARVLELQEHATPYLFLVGFRYQQPTGSSLWQAAAQGVMAGTLAPREAAKQIQDGIASYYEPFQK from the coding sequence ATGAAAAAACACGCACTGTTGGTACTCTGCATTGTCTTGGTTACCACTGGCATGCTCTTCGGCGCAGGAACCAAAGAAGCTGCAGCCGCAGAAACAGAGAAAACCGTACTGGAGTTCTGGACCTGGAGACCAGAGGATGTAGACTTCTATGAAGGGCAAATCGCCCGCTTTGAAGCAGCAAACCCCGACATCGAAGTTGTCCAGACAGCCCACAAGAACACTGAATACAACACCATCCTGGCAGCCTCCCTCTCCGGAGGAGCTGGACCTGATGTATTCCAGGGAAGAGCCTATGGTGGCTTGGCGACCTTTGCGGACAGCGGGTTCCTCGAACCCCTCGAGCAGTGGATGCCAGAGCTGAAGAACTACTCAGCGACAGCCCTCCTGGGTGCTACCAGCCCAACCGATGGCAAGATCTATGGAAGCCCTGCTGTCAGCCAGACTGTCTTCATGTACTACAACAAGGACATCTACAAAGAACTCGGTCTCTCCATCCCTAAGACCTGGGCACAGCTGATCAACAACTTCGAGGCAGCAAAGAAAGCCGGCTATATCCCCTTAGGCAATGGAGCAAAGGACGGATGGTGCCTGGAAACCATGCTTGGTGGCATGGGCCCCAGCTGGTATGGTGGAACTGACTTCTACAATGCAGTGATCAAGGGAGATAAGGATTTCCTCGACCCCGCATTCATCCGCATGGTGGAAGAGATGAAAGCACTCTCCAAATACCTCCCAGACATGTACATGGGAATCGGATATGAGGACATGAGATCGAACTTCTTCAACGAGATGTCCCCCCACTTGATCGCTGGATCCTATGAAGCAGCTTACTTCAATGCACAGAATCCTGACCTGGATTGGGGCGTCTTTGCAGTACCTGGACAGAAAGAGTCCGACCCTGCCTATGTCTCGGTCTATGCTGACATGAACTTTGCGATGAATGCCAATTCCAAGAACAAAGAAGCAGCAGTCAAGTTCCTGAAGTTCCTCTCCTCCAAGGAGTTTGGTGGCGCCATGGTCAGTGAACTGAAGATGGTCAGCTCCGTTCCTGGAGTGGATGCAACCTCTGAGCCCTTCATCGCCCGTGTCCTGGAACTGCAGGAACACGCAACCCCGTACTTGTTCCTCGTTGGATTCCGCTATCAGCAGCCAACCGGCAGCTCCCTCTGGCAGGCAGCAGCCCAAGGCGTGATGGCTGGCACGCTTGCTCCACGTGAAGCTGCAAAGCAAATTCAGGATGGAATTGCCTCCTACTACGAGCCATTCCAGAAATAA
- a CDS encoding MurR/RpiR family transcriptional regulator: MSGCLYVIKQVLPNLAPSERKVAQFLLANPMQVVSMGIQEVASSSTSSAAACVRLANRLGYKGFTDLRMALAKEVFSSERPSEQTTTEKITEQTTTGELVHMVVSSTCESLSGIEDVVDPRALEASVEGILGASHVLIAGIGASGIVAYDFQQKLARLGLHAVYTADSDMQIVEACALRSEGVLIAISYSGESSSVLKVAREAKKNGALVIAITRIGGNSLSRQADYTLNVVNSESLFREGATLSRFAQLLVVDLIYTMILARRHTTVSALLKRSWEAVAHVSG; the protein is encoded by the coding sequence ATGAGTGGATGTTTATATGTGATCAAACAGGTGCTGCCTAATCTGGCACCGAGTGAACGGAAGGTTGCCCAGTTTCTCTTGGCAAATCCGATGCAGGTGGTTTCCATGGGAATCCAGGAGGTTGCCAGCAGCAGCACAAGCAGTGCAGCTGCCTGTGTGCGCCTGGCCAACCGTCTCGGCTACAAGGGGTTTACTGACCTTCGCATGGCCTTGGCCAAGGAGGTCTTCTCCTCAGAGCGGCCAAGTGAACAGACAACCACCGAGAAGATTACCGAGCAGACCACCACTGGGGAGCTGGTCCATATGGTGGTCTCATCCACCTGCGAAAGTCTCTCTGGTATTGAGGATGTGGTGGATCCCAGGGCTTTGGAAGCCTCTGTTGAGGGAATTCTTGGAGCAAGTCATGTGCTTATTGCAGGTATCGGGGCATCAGGGATTGTAGCCTATGACTTCCAGCAGAAGCTTGCCCGTCTCGGGCTCCATGCAGTCTATACTGCTGACAGTGATATGCAGATCGTGGAAGCCTGTGCCCTGAGAAGTGAAGGAGTCTTGATCGCCATATCCTACTCAGGTGAGTCGAGCAGTGTGCTCAAGGTAGCCAGGGAGGCAAAGAAGAATGGGGCACTCGTCATTGCCATTACCCGTATCGGGGGGAACTCACTCTCCCGCCAGGCAGACTACACGCTCAATGTCGTGAACAGTGAGTCGCTCTTTCGGGAAGGGGCAACTCTATCCCGATTCGCCCAACTCCTGGTGGTGGACCTGATTTACACCATGATCCTTGCCCGACGTCACACAACTGTTAGTGCCTTGCTCAAGCGAAGCTGGGAGGCAGTTGCCCATGTGTCTGGGTGA